One Coffea eugenioides isolate CCC68of chromosome 2, Ceug_1.0, whole genome shotgun sequence genomic window, GTTGGTAAAGTAAAAAGAAACACACTCCATATATGTTGACTCGCATCAAATGATGCGTTCCAGTTGCATTAATGCATCCATCTCGTAAAAGATAAAAGCCTGTTTTTCATtagacaagttttttttttttttaataactcTTGTCTACATTAACTCCtaaaaacatttcaaaaattttaaattacacaCACTccaaaatacccaaaaatacctaaaactatttcttctttcctttcttcttcatcctccCCACCTCAGACCACCATCGTTGCTCGCACCTTTGTCGGCGTCGCTACCCTTtctcccctctttttttttccccttcttttccTCTCTTCCTTTCCATATAAAATAAACTGGTATTAGCTCCACCACATGACATCTAAATGTTTAATTAATTTGACAAATGGCATAATAGCAACAAATTGAGAAACAAAAGGCGAATATGAAAAACTAAGGAAGAGAAAAACaagggtgtgtttggattgcaattttttaaagaaaatttgtTACGTTGTCTGTGGACagatttttcaatcacctttttatctcacatatatcaaattactacaatatttttttttctataaaagtCCAGAAAAATGTAATCCAGACAAAGAGCCTTCTACCCGAGTAATTAATAGTGATGCCAAAATTGTAGGATGACACCTTAATAATAATCTAATTTGTTAAATTTACTTGGTTTttcatttaataaataaaaagttttgaaattaaTATCTTCTACTTATAATTCCTCCCACTTTATCACTTAATCCAACCCTCTCCCAATTTTACTTGGTCTTCAAACCAGCTATGCATGCAGTCTTTCTACACCGAATGAGATGGGCCTTCTGATCTGGATGCTTAGAAAAAGTAAAACCTTTCAAATTAACAGCTCGCTAAAGCCAAGATCCTATTTTACACATGGCCTTACAAGCTTTCACCGCCCCTGGAATCAAGGGTAGCCACATTTTGTCTCAAAAATTTCATGACACAGGGACcaaaaaaggtcaaaaaaaaatgtgaacTCTTTCCTGCAACTACCATCTAAAAGGTGAAAACATCAAACGCAAATTGAAGAATCTTTTTTAATATCCTTAACTCCTCCTAATCACTAAAACTCGTCATCTTTAACATTTAACCATGTCCAAGTTTGATCCCTACGAACACCTTAAAGTTGCCTTGAACCCTGATGGTTCTCTCACTCGTTATATTCGGCTTCCTACAACTCCAGCAACAGGTGAAAACACGCAACTTGTAGGGCAATCAGCAGCGAGCAAAGATGTTGTGTTaagtgaagaaaagaaaacttggCTCAGGATTTATCGTCCTGCCAAATTGCCTTCCAATGACAAATCAATTGCCAGACTTCCAATCATCATTTATTTTCATGCTGGTGGATGGATTCAAATGAGTGTTGAACAAACCGTGATCCATGAGAGCTGCAACTTGCTCTCTAGTGAGGTCCCGGCCATTGTCGTGGCTGTCGAATTCCGTCTTGCTCCTGAGAGCAGGCTTCCAGCACAATATGAAGATGCGACTGATGCGATTCTCTGGGTTAAAGATCAAGCTGTCAATGAAAATGGAGATCGATGGCTGAAAGAATTTGGTGACTTCTCCAGATGTTATCTGTACGGGGTGAGTTGTGGAGCAAACATTGCTTTTAATGCTGCATTGCGAGTTCAGGATATGAAATTGGAGCCCGTGGCCATTGCTGGCCTAGTCATGAACCAACCCTTTTTCGGTGGGAAGCAAAGAACAAAATCTGAGTTGAAGCTTGCGACTGATCCCTACTTTCCTTTGCCGGTAATAGATCTTCTCTGGGAGCTTGCATTGCCTAAGGGGACCGATCGTGACCATAGGTACTGTAATCCATTTGTTGATGGTGCATATAAAGAGAAAATCAAATCTCTCGGAAGATGTttggtgattggttttggagGTGACCCTTTAATTGAAAGACAACAAGATTTTGTGCAAATGTTGGTATTGCAAGGAGTCTTAGTTGAAGCTCGATTTGATGACGTTGGATTCCATGGAATTGATATGATCGATACCCGCAGGGCTGCAGCTATAATCAACTTTATCAAAGAATTTGTGTGACTTTTCTATTCTCTTTATTCACTCCATCAATTTGTACTTGGATTACTAGGTAGGGTTGCTGTCATTTTCCTAGAAAATCAGCTGCATGCATGCAAAGATATTCTTGGCTATTGGGCACTTGATCTTGTTAATTAACTTATATAGCTGCTGTTTGGCTGAATTATTTCACAAAATCTTGGCTAATAGTGATCACCATTCCTCGATTCATGCATAGCTATCAATTTGACATAGTTTTGCCTTCTGGATTGAGTCAGTTTAATTTAGTTTATAGTTGCGCATGATATAATAATGTGTTTCACCACTACCGCGATCATCTAATATTTTTTAATGATGACTTTAAAGGATCATCATATTTTCATATAGACATGTGAATGGATCGAGTCTTACGCAAATTCAGATGTAACTCAAACCCACCATATTTTTATTGGGGTTTGAGGCTGATTTTCGAAATCTAAactcaaaaaaaacaaaaagaagagaTTTATGAATCTAAGCAagatttgcattcatataaTTCAAGATGAGATCTAGTTTTACCCAAATCAATGGATTGGTATTAAATTAACTAAATAATGCAATAGATGAGGGGCAATAGTGATATCACATTACCTTCTCTCTCCTAATATCATATTTTAGTTACTGATTGGATCTAGATGTTATAAGATAATGAATTACAAGATtggtataatttttaaaatcttaagGGAGGTCACTGAAATAATCAGAAACTTCGTGagaggtttttgaaatatttcacACTTTTAGTCACAATTCTTGATCTGCCACTTgaatgtttattttatttttttttagatatttatttttctataaaaactctTACAAATAGCAATCCGAACATTCTGGTAATC contains:
- the LOC113759900 gene encoding probable carboxylesterase 9 — encoded protein: MSKFDPYEHLKVALNPDGSLTRYIRLPTTPATGENTQLVGQSAASKDVVLSEEKKTWLRIYRPAKLPSNDKSIARLPIIIYFHAGGWIQMSVEQTVIHESCNLLSSEVPAIVVAVEFRLAPESRLPAQYEDATDAILWVKDQAVNENGDRWLKEFGDFSRCYLYGVSCGANIAFNAALRVQDMKLEPVAIAGLVMNQPFFGGKQRTKSELKLATDPYFPLPVIDLLWELALPKGTDRDHRYCNPFVDGAYKEKIKSLGRCLVIGFGGDPLIERQQDFVQMLVLQGVLVEARFDDVGFHGIDMIDTRRAAAIINFIKEFV